In Aethina tumida isolate Nest 87 chromosome 2, icAetTumi1.1, whole genome shotgun sequence, the DNA window GAAtgtgcattttttaatatttattattgaaattttaaattattgcatatcaaatatataattttatataaagtttgtgggttcattaaattttaaaactaaaatatttacaaatttaatgtaatgttaGTTGCCTAGCAATTCATATTTTGGAAACTGAATAGCTTTTgtcgaattaaattatatcattttataattaattgaaataaagttGTTCCTTAAATCCGTTTcggtaaagttgcagaatcggTCACTCTAAGGAACATTATCTAGCGCATGCGTCGTGAGGCGCTGATTTCGCGCTTcttgaacattttgaagtgcagtgttgtcggtttgcaacggtcaaaatattcgaatcattttttatggttgaattattgttgtgttgttgtgtatgtattatactttttatttttttggtaagtatagtatttcttctaatttgatgattattgttcgttattaaaatattatactttacagattatattctcatggcgtttttaaaaacaatatattattcctattcttctgctaattactttcttaatttatttgtatgctcatttaatatattttactttatagatctttctcatttttaaaatattttacttttattcctttagtaagattatttttaatttgttagcagtcatattttaagttatcttactttatagattatttgtgtgctgcatttattattttttttgtacaatcttaATATAGGACCATGACTGTTCCTCGGAAGATCTGTTTCCATCGTACCTTCACGAATTCatatggagaaataaatttaaaaatcataatatgtttatgagcattttaaattgtatcaggaAGCAATATCCAgtggaatagatttttttgttttaattgattttgttttttattataaaatacataaatatatcttttttgttaattttatattaatgttgtaaatttacctaattatttaataaagaacttttaattagatagttaaactatcaaagaaatatagagtaaataaaaaatgaatatactaattataaagtgatttgccgaattttatctcttttcgaattcaaccacataaataatataagtcatacatgaaaaacataataaattacatatatatttttctaaaaatcatttctctacatatttcgttaaaaatgaaatctggCAACTATGCTGTCTAAAATCTCCGAAACAGACGATTTCAAATCCagttgacgcatgcgctacaaatattccttagagtgaccgattctgcaactttacctCAGTTTCTTAGTCTTTAATAGTGGTATAAaggaaattttacaatataaatgttatattttcatttacattgTCACTTTCATAAGGTTGGTATTTCTGAACAATTTGGGGTCTTTTTGACACTTGACAGTTATGGAACGTGAAAACTTAACCCtctgttaaataaaatcgCGATATAATGTTACTActcaacaataattttttaacatcacaatgttttcattaatataagtAAGAAGCAATCGCAGTATCATGGATTACGCGAACGTGGTAAGTTATTACAACAACCCGGATCTATTTATTACCCAATTCTTTATTTAGCTCTCACACTGTTTTAACTATAAACTTATATAAGTGTTTACTGTAATCACGtttgattgttattaatttttttaggagAGCTTAGAGTTCTTAGATCTAAGTGGCGTAGATGATGTTGAGAAAAGAAAGGTTCTCTCATCCCTGCACACTTATGATTCAAGTGTGAAACTACCTTGGATCAAACCACAAAAAAGGGTTCAACGTCAAAGTAAGTTGATTTTGTTTTCTATGGCCTCGTAGCGTTACTATTTAGGTAAACTTTCAGATGTCCAAAGGAACAAGTCAATTACAAAATCTGTACCCATTCAGAATAACATACCAATATACAACAACCTCCCAATTGCAATAGTCAGTCCCTACAATCTTCCCCCAGTTATTTACGGTCCGATGTATTCATTACCCACATCTAATTTTACTGCACCAGTTCTCCAACAGAACTTGTATCCACAACAGTACCAACCCAGCGTCGAGCAGGTCACTTTCCCGCAAACTTTCAACTCAGCCACACCCGTACTGAACGACAAACAACCTCATCAACAACACCAGCATCAGCAACAGCAACAGCTGCAAAGCATCCCAGGACACCCACCAGTGCATAATGGGGTTCATGTCTCGAAGCCGGACAGTCCGCAGAGCGGCCGCTGCAAAACGTGGGCCAGTTTGTTCAGTGGGCGGAAGGAGGGCGAAGGTGCCGCCAATGTCGATCCCCACATCAAGAGCCAGACGCGGCAGCCAATGACGCCGGAGTCGAACAACAACAATGTTGGCACCCCATTCAAGCGTGCCAAGAAACAGAAGTATTTCGACCCCGATTGTTATCGCATGGGAGGTATGTATtactttagtttttaaacGTTGTGTCCGTCATAACTTGTTTATGGATAATGTTAAGAAATCgaaacagtaataaaatagatttccAATTCATTTATAGTCATAAGAAAAATAGCTGATATACTTGAATATTTTGCAGGGTCGTTCAATACACTGAAAAAGGCATAGTACTTTTTCTGTGTAGAAAACTGCTCAAAATTGATTCAGTGAATGATACAACTTATTGTaccatttctattaatattcgaGTGTCGAGTTCGACGAAGAAAAACCCGTATGTAGAAAATTGCCAGTAAACACACAGAAATAGAGATAAGTTAAACCAaacattttccatattttgtaCTAGCCCAATTTGACTATTAAAACAAGTGTATTCAAACGTTTCATGTTGTTCCGTATAGAATTTCTAGACAGCTACGCCGTGGACGGTCGCACCATCTCTTTGCAGCCACGCGGTTTGATCAATCAGAGCAACTACTGCTTTATCAATTCAATCCTGCAGGCGTTGATCGCTTGCGTGCCGATGTACAACCTCTTGATCGGTCTGTCGTCGTTGATTACGTCCAACGAGAAAAGGAAACCGACACCAGTCATCGACGGATTGTGTCGGTTCGTGACCGAGTTCAAGCATTTGCCTGCGGGGCAGAGGGTTGGCAGGAAAACAGACAAGGGACAGAAGAACGGAGCTGGGCCGCAGATTATGTGCGAGATGCCGTTCGAAGCTGGTtggatttataaattgttgaatcGCATTCGACCGGATTTGGTGGAGGGACGACAGGAGGATGCTGAGGAGTTTTTGGGATGTTTGTTGAATGGATTAAGTGACGAAATGCTTGAAGTAAGTGCTTCTTTTATCAAAACATTACGGGGCATATTCCTTATTAACGTTGTTCGTAGCTGATTAAGTTGGTAAAGAATGAACCAGAggaaaaaatagatattacaAATGATCATGATGATAATGAAGGTGAAATGGATGACAAAGAGTGGTTGGTaagtacaataaaaacaacGTTATTCAAAGAAACCAATCagaataacaatataatattttaggtgaTGGGTAAGAAAAAGTGTAGTGTAACCAGAAGGACTGATTTTGATAGAACCCCTATCAGTGATATATTTGGTGGTTTCCTGAAATCTAGAATTCATAGGGCAGGTGACCATGatactgaaaatattcagCCATTCTTCACATTGCCATTAAATATAGAAGTAAGTCTGCAAAATACAATTTGTTCaatctatattattatattttatattcattaataaatgtaataattgcaGATGGTTAATACTGTTTCTGAGGCTCTGGATGCTCTAGTTTCAAAAAACAAACTAGAAGGCGTGACCTCCTCCAAAACTAATGAGGAAGTGGAAGCCTGGCAACAAGTTTTACTGGACGAACTTCCGGTAATATTGATACTGCATTTAAAATGCTTTGACTTCAAACTAGATGGCTGCAAGAAGATCATAAAGGCTCTCGAATTTCCCATCGACCTCAAAATTGACTCTagtaattaacattatatttataaattaacaaactgattaataacgttaatatttttttagaattgttaTCAAAGGCGaacaattcaacaaaaaaacaatacaaactCTTCGCGGTAGTTTATCACGACGGAAAAGAGGCGAGCAAAGGTCATTACATAACGGACGCCTTCCATGTGGGATACAACAGCTGGCTGAGATACGACGACGCGTCCGTAAAGCCGGTGACCGAGGAACAGGTGTTGAAACCACAGGGCACCAGAGTGCCCTATCTGTTGTTCTATCGGCGTAGCGATACGATTagaagcaaataaaatttaatcaatttttggcctatatattgttattaattttaagcgtcttattttaataaacattctttatataaatttggtcTTTCAATTCACtcggtaataataaaaacaatacttatatataaaatcacttttatttaaaataaactacataTAATGAATGATAATTCTGTTAATACTTTGGAGACATTACTACTATAATTGtacctttattatttaaattatatacatagatataaagaatttttacaactatttttatttatataagaatttaatattagtaaaaattgtaacattttattacaaaaaaaaagaaataattgttaaacacAAGACACaccataaaagaatttaaattatttgattatatccAAACTACACCAAACATTCTTCATAatgttaaacatatttacaaaagtaATAAGTTCACATCACACAATTCTTATATTATTGAGAACATTTGAAAGGGTTACACactcaaataacaaaataattaattgtactttaatgtaatgtattacaaatacatttttatctaaCTTTAATATTCAAGTGCAAGAGTCCCTACgtcaaatttagtaaaataaaatctgtGAAAACTCAACATCAAGCAATGAAAAGCTCCAAATATtagacacaataaaaaaaataaacaatccaTTACTAAAAGTAAACAGTAATAACTTAAACCATGGCAAAAGTACAACTTGCGCAACATGGTGTCTGGTTAACCTGAGATGGCAAAAATTCTACTACGTGTTTATTTTACTTGTTATGTTTGTACGACGGTGTGTTTTGCTGGGCGTATTGTTGGGCATACTGAGCCCAATTCTGTTGGGTCTGAGCAGGCGTAGAACTTCCTCCCTGAccctaataaaaatagaaacaaaactCAAGTgtgaatacaatttttttcttttgcaaAATAGTAACAGAATCAATAGCTGTGTCTTGCAATTACGATTTGTGTtagttaatttacaataacgCTATAAATGGTTAGATTCGAGTGCTAACTAATTCATTTTGGTACTCAGGATTTATGCTTTGAAGATTTCTGAAACGAAATGCATCGGAATTAGTTAGATTTTACTTGCATAACAACTAGTaatcagaaataaaaaataaaaatatagaatataacaCGTATTGACGTCGCCAATCAATTGATTCTGGTACTCACACAAGTAATTGCAGTGTATTGgcgattttataaacaaaaacaaatgaaaacgAAAAAATCGTCAATAATacacacaaattaatatttgtttcgtATACATACCGATCCCCACCCCTGTGCATATTGCCCGTAATAATTCCAATTGCCGTAGCCCCCGCTTCCACTGCCATATCCACCTTGTCCGCTGCCGGAGCCACTGTATTTCCACTGGTTGTATCCCTGGCCGCCGCCCTGTTGTTGGCCTGCGCCCCACGAACCGCTGTGTTGGCCGAAAACCTGCTGATTCCAGCCAccaccgccgccgccgctCGAGCTACCGTGATGGTAACCTTGCCAGCCGCGGCTACTGCTGCTCCGACTACCACTCCTATTGTCGTGACTTTGCCGTCTGTTGTAGCTGTCGCTGGATTGGCGATCTCGACGATCGTATGGTCGCATTTCATCTACAATAATCAAGTTATAATCTTAATGATTAAGACCACTATGAATAACTTACGTCTGGGTCTCCAGTCTCGGCGTCCGGAGTCGCGTCTGTCCCTATCCCAGGGACCGCTGGACCTGTGATTCCAGTTCGAACGGTACGGCGTCCTGTTGTCGTATCTGTTGTGGTAGTTTCTGTCTCTGTGATTCGTCCTTCTCGTATCTGTACCTTAAAAtgcaatatataattaaacacgTCGACGGATTgcctttttttgtatatttacgtTTGTGCCAGTCTCTACGGGGAGTCCTCTTCACGCCGGTTCCGTAACCCGCTGATTTTCCATCCTTATTGTACTTGGCTACCATTTCTTTTGCTTTTTCTTCCTCGATGTCGGCGAAAATTACCTCATCAAGCCACTCGCCTTTCTCCGGCAGAGTCATCGCGGCTAATCAAATTATCGAAAAGTTAACAACCACAAAAAACCCTCATCATATCattgcattatttataaatgtgcaAACATTTGTATAATACGGTAAAGGTagcaaacaaatttttgattgaaatGGTTGTTAGTGTCTttctgattaaaaatataatgcgtgatattatttattcgatgtatataatcaaattagaCCACACATCTGTGGTGACAAgttgtaaaacaatttttaacattggtaaaaaatgtttcacaaATAtcgaagtaaaataaaaagaaaaatttgaaaagatAATTGAATGCATTCCGCTTTACTCGCATATTCAATgacttaaatttctaattaatttatatcgcaagtaaaacaaaattgtggaTCTAGACCtcgcataaaattaaataaaataaataaataaaatagcagGTTAAGTATAATGTACCTTTCATTTCTAAGATGGTGTTATCTGGAACCTCTTTACCGTCCTGTGCTTCTTGTAGCGTTTGACGTTTGGCCTGCTCCTCATCAGTTACTACTAAAACGACAGCTTTTCTCTTGAAGCCCTCAAACGGCCGTAACTTACGGCGCTGGGCCGATGGGAACACGTTTGTCTGCCACAACgctcaatattataattatcgtTCTGATTAATTCACTAATGGGGGGTTCAGTTCAGTTTTTAGAGGAATTCTAATCGGTCGACACGACGGTCCATCTCGTTTAAGTAACGtaacaatgtttttaattccAGTTATGCATTTGCCAAATTGTAATATCGTGCTAGACAcacatacaaaaaaattaactaaacccACATTATACATACGTAAGCCTCTCTTACACCTATTTAGGTGCGAGATGTGCACACGAATCTCGACTTGTCGACGGGCCGGTTGATCCTCCGATTATTGGAGAAAAATGACATTAAGCCATTCCTCTGTGTCCACGTTGATTGGGTCCatcattctaaaaataaccttgcaacatacataaattattttcgtgtACCCTATTTAGGGCACCACACATTTTATGTCGGAATTATTTTATGGCATTCAGGCATGGCATAACTGGTAGAATTATTTACGTTGCTTCTTTCATTACGTCTGTTTTAGTCCCAACTTTTTCCGTAGAAAACTTTCTAATTTTCCAATAGTCACTTCAAAATATTCGTAGGTGTATGTAACATTATTAATCCAGGTCTTTCCCaaagttataaaacattttgttgaagtaatttttgatttttaacaaataaacattgttGCGTCACCTGAGAAAAAACGAATCGGACGACCGTTCCCTACAAGAATGTGGCATcaacaaatcaattttgaaactCCATGTTTTGCAATTATGTAGGAGCTTCcgtgttgttattattaacaaaacaaaaaaaggaaaaacctAAACAGGACGTCCGCAAATGTTTGCGAAACGTCGAAAGCATATGTGCTTGCATTTGGTTCAACTATTCTCACCTACCTCTCAAACTTAAGACTAACTATCGATGTTCCACTGAAAGAGACTAATTTGTGCGTTACCTGTTCAGTCCCCTAATCGCAGATAGATTCTAAACTCTGGTTTCATACTTACAGGCGCGGGCATTAACATGTCTAGCTTAGTCTACACAGTCATACTTACGTGTGTCTCAACAAtccacaaacaaacaaaatatatcgaaatgacaaaatttacaGTCGCTCACCTGATCGATAATGTAGTTGCGACGTCTAAGCGGTGCCACTTCTAATAGATGGTTAATGCCTCTCTGCAAACGGTCCATTAGGAGACTCCAACGTCCTTTGAAAGTTGATTTTAAGGGGGCACCACAcacctaatatatatattcatatcaatcaaaacgatttaaaatcaaatttaaatacgtacCGTCATCTTTTCAAGCAACTGAGTGTTCCCAATGACGTGATACCTCTTCTCCTTGTTGTTCTTGACGTGTTCCCTCACCCAATGAGTTTTGCCGCAGGCGGGCAGGCCGCACATCAATATCACCTCACACTCAGATCGGTCGGTGGGCCTTTGCGGTCCGGCCACTTTGTTTTCGATGCGGTCGAGAAAAACGTAATCTTCGAGTTCAGCAGGCGAAGCAAACCACGGTTCTTCTTTTTGGCCGACATTAATTTCGAACGCCACATTCCTGGACAGGATGTGCGGAAAGAGAGCGAAGTTTTCCGGTAGGTCCGACTTTGGGACCGTCACGGCGGTCGGTTGGGCCACGCCGTTCACTGTGTACGTTATTTCGATGTTCTCGCCGATGTTCTGCTCAACAAACAACAATGAAATGACAACAAACGTAACGgtaacaaaattaacttaCCACATAGGCGCCGACGACGTCGCCAACGGCATACTTAACGGCGTAATCCTGAAATTGCTTCTCAGTCACAAACTGACCACTTGATTCGTAACCGTACGAATGTTTGCTTTCTCCAAGCATTAAATCGGCATCGATCACCGACCAACCGATACGTATCACGTGTACCGGAATTGTGACGGTTTTTTCAGGCTCCTCCTCCTTCTCCTCTTTTTCTTTCACTTCTGTTTGTTCTTCGGACGGTTTTTCCTCAGTTTTCTCTTCTTCGTTTTGCATAGCTTCCGGGTGCTCTGCAGGTTCCTCGGGTTTTTCCTCGACTTTATCTGTAGTCTCGGTTGGTTTTTCGTCATCTGCGTTGCCGTTCGTGTTCTCAGGTTCGGATTTAGGTTCATCCTGTTTCTTGTCGGCTTCTTTCGATGTTTTTTTGGGGGTGACGCTTTTGCGATGGTCTAGCTTGAATGAGTCGCGGTCCGAACGTTTTTTTTGCTGGGAAAAGTCTTCCCACGCCAATTCTTCCGTCAATTTTACCTCGTAACGTACCTAACCATAAGAAATTAACGTCaagatatgtaatttttttgagtAACACTAATAACATTGTTTGTTTTACGAATTGTGTGTATATTTGCTCAACACTTAAAACGTGATAATTAAGATACtaagcaaataaatataaagtgatTTGTACCTTTCCATCGGAAACGCCGCAGTTAGTTCTAACTCCAGCCCAAACAAATCCAAATGCACCCTCATTAAAGGGTCTTCCAGATAAAAATGATTCTTTATCTAGTTGTAGGTGAAGATCAGAGTcatctgaaattaaaacaaaaacttgTGACTCCTTCTTCATACCATTAGTATTGTTGGTTGTATAATCGTTATGAATTTCATTAATCTACAggaaatgaaataaagaaaaaccaaatttaaacaaaaaaaagttttatttaactacAATATACAATGTGAAAACGAAATAcataattgtattttgttgtaaaGATTATAAAACTTACAGAGACTATGCAtgcataataaaacaaaaaaaaatacattatattctaaattgttatCAACttcaattagtaaataaaatgaatttcgaAACAAACTTTTTGGCTGGCTCACAAACACATTTATCTCCATCAATTATGTAACATGTCCAGATAAGATTGTTTATACGACAACGAAAATacgttaaatattttcctgcACCAAAAAACAGACAATTTATACACTTCAACCAAAGgctaaagatattaaaattaataaaaaatctacataGAACAACCACCAAATATGAAACTAAAGAGAAGAGTTGCGCATGCAATTATCTCGAAAATTGTAAGTCCTATTTATATTTCTCTATTACAAGTTTTCTAGTTGGCTCTACTTACACCAGCTGAGTTGCACTTTGTCATTGTCGAGGATCGGTTCATCTTCTTTTATCGGTGACTTGCTCCGTTTCCTTTGGTGCGCACGTTCCGGAGACGGACTCGAACGTCGACGTTTTTCGCCACGTTTTTCCGTCTCCTCGGGCTTCTTCTCCGTCTCCGGTTCTACCGTCTCTTCTGGAACCGAATCGTCCTCCATTTTTTCATCCGACTTTTTCTCCTCCTTAAAAAAACATACACATTTCATTGTAGAATAATCTGCAttcatttgaattaatttttttgatagagaaaaaaaaaaaaaacaaacaaaatcaatttaccTCGTGAGCTTTTTCTCCATTTTCTTCTACTTGAGCAACTTGATCATTTTCAGAAGTGTCTTGGCTTTCTGTCACCTCctcattacttttattttcattcacaTTCTCTTTATCTTCTTTTAGTGCCACTTCCTCTTTCTCTTCATTTGCTGCTGCTTCTCCTTTCTCTTCTTTTGCAGATACTTCCTTTTCCTCTTCCTTTACTTCTACTTTTTCTTTCACAGGACTTTCCTGTTCCACAGCAGGTTTTTCTGGTTTCTCTTCAACGACCTCTTGTTcaacctaaaaaattaaaatgtaaacactACAACAAACCAGACATAACAAACATACCTCCATTTTAGTCTGAACGTCATTTTTTACATCCTCAGATTTATCTGACGGGGCTTCGACTTCGTTTTGGGGTTCGGCTTCTGTTTCAGTAACCTCAGACTGGTTGCCGCCTGAAACACAACAATTTAAGCGTTCCTGCCAAAAATACCCTGACCATAAAGCGTTAGTGAAGCATTCGAAAAATTGATGACACCGTTTTTAAACAGGCTTCTAGTAAATTCGATTCGGCAAAAAACGCCGGTGCTTTGTAATCAAAAACTGATAGCGCATCAAATGTATATCTTTCAGccggaattaattatttattgacaagttataattttaactgcaACGTGATCGAACCATTTTACGAATGTATCACAGATTTATTACCTTCATCGGGCTGCTCGGCATCCAAAGCGTCCTGCAAGCGTTTCACGAGAGCCGCTTTGTTGCCCTTCGTGTCGAGCTTACGTGCCGCCAACTCCGAACGTAGCTCGACCACCTTCAGCTTCGCCGGATCCAACTGCGAACTCATCTTCACATAAAAACTAACGATTATCAGCTGTTAAACACGAGGAACATATAGAACACCACTTCAACACGTAAACCACGCGCAATCTCTGCAAATGGCGGATGTATGTAGACTGTGAGCATGACCTAAATCGACGCATGCGCCGGTCGGATTTAGTACgcggcaaatttaaatttttggtcaCTACCTTTAACCAAacttacattatattatatattgttttactatatattaatattgtgtggggaaataataaattatttgcctGTTAAAGATAAATTCGACATGGTTGCAATAGTTTCGACTTGGCAACATCGAATGCGGGTGCCAACGgtaaatgtcaaaatataacCTGCGAAAAATTTTTTAGTCAATCACATTcagaattttatgaaaacaatttcattcGGACGTCGTTCTGGTCGTTATGCATTAGTTGCACTCTCCCTTGTGGATTCTTACTTCtcgttttgaaaattttaatttaaaacttaggGTGAGTGAACtatacattgaaattttttcatttctgatggtcgtatatttttagaatgttttcAAATGGCCTAACATGCAACCTCCCGTTTAATTGTATGAGCGTGACCAGGGATTCTGGTTCAGAGGAGTTGTTGCCCAGTAAAATGGCCCGGGAACCTGTCCTGTTGAATGTTTATGATATGTATAAGATTAACGAGTATACATCTAATATTGGTTTAGGAGTTTTCCATTCAGGTAAAAAAACACTTGTGCATCTTTGCAgtctaaaattttacattttaaggagttgaaatttatggtaTTGAATATGCATATGGTGGACATCAATTTCCATTCACCGGAATATTTGAAATCAATCCAAGAGATGAAAAAGAATTAGGGGAT includes these proteins:
- the LOC109594090 gene encoding heterogeneous nuclear ribonucleoprotein U-like protein 2 isoform X2; its protein translation is MSSQLDPAKLKVVELRSELAARKLDTKGNKAALVKRLQDALDAEQPDEGGNQSEVTETEAEPQNEVEAPSDKSEDVKNDVQTKMEVEQEVVEEKPEKPAVEQESPVKEKVEVKEEEKEVSAKEEKGEAAANEEKEEVALKEDKENVNENKSNEEVTESQDTSENDQVAQVEENGEKAHEEEKKSDEKMEDDSVPEETVEPETEKKPEETEKRGEKRRRSSPSPERAHQRKRSKSPIKEDEPILDNDKVQLSWYDSDLHLQLDKESFLSGRPFNEGAFGFVWAGVRTNCGVSDGKVRYEVKLTEELAWEDFSQQKKRSDRDSFKLDHRKSVTPKKTSKEADKKQDEPKSEPENTNGNADDEKPTETTDKVEEKPEEPAEHPEAMQNEEEKTEEKPSEEQTEVKEKEEKEEEPEKTVTIPVHVIRIGWSVIDADLMLGESKHSYGYESSGQFVTEKQFQDYAVKYAVGDVVGAYVNIGENIEITYTVNGVAQPTAVTVPKSDLPENFALFPHILSRNVAFEINVGQKEEPWFASPAELEDYVFLDRIENKVAGPQRPTDRSECEVILMCGLPACGKTHWVREHVKNNKEKRYHVIGNTQLLEKMTVCGAPLKSTFKGRWSLLMDRLQRGINHLLEVAPLRRRNYIIDQTNVFPSAQRRKLRPFEGFKRKAVVLVVTDEEQAKRQTLQEAQDGKEVPDNTILEMKAAMTLPEKGEWLDEVIFADIEEEKAKEMVAKYNKDGKSAGYGTGVKRTPRRDWHKHTRRTNHRDRNYHNRYDNRTPYRSNWNHRSSGPWDRDRRDSGRRDWRPRHEMRPYDRRDRQSSDSYNRRQSHDNRSGSRSSSSRGWQGYHHGSSSGGGGGGWNQQVFGQHSGSWGAGQQQGGGQGYNQWKYSGSGSGQGGYGSGSGGYGNWNYYGQYAQGWGSGQGGSSTPAQTQQNWAQYAQQYAQQNTPSYKHNK
- the LOC109594090 gene encoding heterogeneous nuclear ribonucleoprotein U-like protein 2 isoform X1, with product MSSQLDPAKLKVVELRSELAARKLDTKGNKAALVKRLQDALDAEQPDEGGNQSEVTETEAEPQNEVEAPSDKSEDVKNDVQTKMEVEQEVVEEKPEKPAVEQESPVKEKVEVKEEEKEVSAKEEKGEAAANEEKEEVALKEDKENVNENKSNEEVTESQDTSENDQVAQVEENGEKAHEEEKKSDEKMEDDSVPEETVEPETEKKPEETEKRGEKRRRSSPSPERAHQRKRSKSPIKEDEPILDNDKVQLSWYDSDLHLQLDKESFLSGRPFNEGAFGFVWAGVRTNCGVSDGKVRYEVKLTEELAWEDFSQQKKRSDRDSFKLDHRKSVTPKKTSKEADKKQDEPKSEPENTNGNADDEKPTETTDKVEEKPEEPAEHPEAMQNEEEKTEEKPSEEQTEVKEKEEKEEEPEKTVTIPVHVIRIGWSVIDADLMLGESKHSYGYESSGQFVTEKQFQDYAVKYAVGDVVGAYVNIGENIEITYTVNGVAQPTAVTVPKSDLPENFALFPHILSRNVAFEINVGQKEEPWFASPAELEDYVFLDRIENKVAGPQRPTDRSECEVILMCGLPACGKTHWVREHVKNNKEKRYHVIGNTQLLEKMTVCGAPLKSTFKGRWSLLMDRLQRGINHLLEVAPLRRRNYIIDQTNVFPSAQRRKLRPFEGFKRKAVVLVVTDEEQAKRQTLQEAQDGKEVPDNTILEMKAAMTLPEKGEWLDEVIFADIEEEKAKEMVAKYNKDGKSAGYGTGVKRTPRRDWHKRTDTRRTNHRDRNYHNRYDNRTPYRSNWNHRSSGPWDRDRRDSGRRDWRPRHEMRPYDRRDRQSSDSYNRRQSHDNRSGSRSSSSRGWQGYHHGSSSGGGGGGWNQQVFGQHSGSWGAGQQQGGGQGYNQWKYSGSGSGQGGYGSGSGGYGNWNYYGQYAQGWGSGQGGSSTPAQTQQNWAQYAQQYAQQNTPSYKHNK
- the LOC109594090 gene encoding heterogeneous nuclear ribonucleoprotein U-like protein 2 isoform X3; protein product: MSSQLDPAKLKVVELRSELAARKLDTKGNKAALVKRLQDALDAEQPDEGGNQSEVTETEAEPQNEVEAPSDKSEDVKNDVQTKMEVEQEVVEEKPEKPAVEQESPVKEKVEVKEEEKEVSAKEEKGEAAANEEKEEVALKEDKENVNENKSNEEVTESQDTSENDQVAQVEENGEKAHEEEKKSDEKMEDDSVPEETVEPETEKKPEETEKRGEKRRRSSPSPERAHQRKRSKSPIKEDEPILDNDKVQLSWYDSDLHLQLDKESFLSGRPFNEGAFGFVWAGVRTNCGVSDGKVRYEVKLTEELAWEDFSQQKKRSDRDSFKLDHRKSVTPKKTSKEADKKQDEPKSEPENTNGNADDEKPTETTDKVEEKPEEPAEHPEAMQNEEEKTEEKPSEEQTEVKEKEEKEEEPEKTVTIPVHVIRIGWSVIDADLMLGESKHSYGYESSGQFVTEKQFQDYAVKYAVGDVVGAYVNIGENIEITYTVNGVAQPTAVTVPKSDLPENFALFPHILSRNVAFEINVGQKEEPWFASPAELEDYVFLDRIENKVAGPQRPTDRSECEVILMCGLPACGKTHWVREHVKNNKEKRYHVIGNTQLLEKMTVCGAPLKSTFKGRWSLLMDRLQRGINHLLEVAPLRRRNYIIDQTNVFPSAQRRKLRPFEGFKRKAVVLVVTDEEQAKRQTLQEAQDGKEVPDNTILEMKAAMTLPEKGEWLDEVIFADIEEEKAKEMVAKYNKDGKSAGYGTGVKRTPRRDWHKRTDTRRTNHRDRNYHNRYDNRTPYRSNWNHRSSGPWDRDRRDSGRRDWRPRHEMRPYDRRDRQSSDSYNRRQSHDNRSGSRSSSSRGWQGYHHGSSSGGGGGGWNQQVFGQHSGSWGAGQQQGGGQGYNQWKYSGSGSGQGGYGSGSGGYGNWNYYGQYAQGWGSKSSKHKS